From the Lathyrus oleraceus cultivar Zhongwan6 chromosome 4, CAAS_Psat_ZW6_1.0, whole genome shotgun sequence genome, one window contains:
- the LOC127135805 gene encoding cold shock protein 1, with the protein MGKKEKSKANAREHEQVGEATDNLDGASTPSLVFSSDDDDDEANQDLSLRIVEKALRAREAKLAINDAVLNGVDSSLVSPSQQSEFKVMQSDGVLDGSSGITAWEVMEEKKTTKLMVDSGDSSVIVAADQEVEEIIKTTVNRESVDLEASSGQIGDNVVLRKLLRGPRYFDPPDSSWGACYNCGEEGHAAVNCTEAKRMKPCYVCGGLGHVAKQCTKTNCYICKKGGHRAKDCPEKHTSARVPKSLTVCLKCGNSGHDMFSCRNDYSPDDLKGILTLTSF; encoded by the exons ATGGGAAAGAAGGAGAAGTCGAAAGCCAATGCAAGAGAGCACGAACAAGTCGGCGAAGCAACCGACAATCTCGACGGCGCTTCCACGCCATCACTCGTGTTCAGTAGCGATGATGATGACGACGAAGCCAATCAAGATCTGAGTCTCAGAATCGTGGAAAAGGCCCTACGGGCGCGAGAGGCAAAGCTTGCAATAAACGACGCCGTTTTAAACGGTGTTGATTCTTCTCTAGTTTCGCCATCGCAGCAATCTGAATTCAAGGTGATGCAAAGCGACGGCGTTTTGGATGGGTCGAGTGGGATCACTGCTTGGGAAGTGATGGAAGAGAAGAAAACGACGAAGCTGATGGTGGACTCTGGGGATTCAAGT GTTATTGTAGCTGCAGATCAGGAGGTGGAAGAGATAATCAAAACTACAGTGAACCGTGAGTCTGTGGATCTGGAAGCAAGTTCAGGTCAGATAGGCGACAATGTGGTTCTGCGAAAGCTGCTT CGGGGTCCAAGATATTTTGATCCTCCAGATAGTAGTTGGGGAGCATGCTATAATTGTGGCGAGGAAGGTCATGCTGCTGTAAACTGTACAGAAGCGAAGCGGATGAAACCGTGCTATGTATGTGGTGGTTTGGGACACGTTGCAAAGCAATGTACTAAG ACGAATTGCTATATCTGTAAGAAAGGTGGCCACCGTGCCAAAGATTGTCCAGAGAAGCACACGTCGGCACGCGTTCCTAAAAGCTTAACGGTGTGCTTGAAGTGTGGGAATTCTGGGCATGATATGTTTTCATGCAGGAATGATTATTCACCGGATGATCTCAAg